A single Mytilus trossulus isolate FHL-02 chromosome 12, PNRI_Mtr1.1.1.hap1, whole genome shotgun sequence DNA region contains:
- the LOC134693665 gene encoding caspase-3-like isoform X2: MLSAIAHLKKTRLKKMQRKKKKRYTECITNSDFDKSNMSQLFKYMGYDTAGGILTKKTKEEIKDFLKKKLNDIDNDPSLMYDSLVIMFLSGKFDSEAEKIYDCDGFIVQRSEILEIMNGCRYFKGKPKVCFVQTYNFLEESAPYDSTDSAADTILRNGTPNTDDIFVVSSYPRTEQGPWIIGENMSGSYFIQALIYVFKKHAHDKSLIELLEEANKCLLNAVVPNKKAGTFEKIPVAQIVLLEYCAGKELFFFPGLEFKAQD; this comes from the exons ATGCTCAGTGCAATTGCACACTTGAAGAAAACCAGACTGAAGAAGatgcaaagaaaaaagaaaaaaagatatacagAGTGTATCACAAATTCAGACTTTGATAAATCCAATATGAGTCAGCTATTTAAATATATGGGATATGATACAGCTGGTGGTATCCTAACtaagaaaacaaaagag gAAATCAAagatttcttgaaaaaaaaattgaatgatatAGATAATGATCCATCTTTAATGTATGATAGTCTGGTAATAATGTTTTTATCTGGAAAATTTGACTCAGAAGCAGAAAAGATTTATGACTGTGATGGATTTATTGTTCAAAGGagtgaaattttagaaattatgaATGGCTGTAGATATTTTAAAGGAAAACCAAAAGTGTGTTTTGTCCAAACCTACAATTTTCTAG aagaaAGTGCACCTTATGATTCAACCGATTCTGCAGCTGATACCATTTTAAGGAATGGTACTCCAAACACAGATGACATATTTGTGGTATCAAGTTACCCAAGAACAG AACAAGGTCCATGGATAATTGGTGAAAACATGAGTGGATCATACTTTATTCAGGCACTCATATATGTCTTCAAGAAACATGCCCATGACAAATCATTAATTGAATTATTAGAAGAG gcAAACAAATGTCTTCTCAATGCTGTGGTACCAAACAAAAAAGCTGGGACATTCGAAAAGATACCTGTTGCACAAATTGTTTTATTGGAGTATTGTGCAGGAAAGGAACTTTTCTTCTTTCCTGGACTTGAATTTAAGGCACAAGATTGA
- the LOC134693665 gene encoding cell death protein 3-like isoform X1, producing MLSAIAHLKKTRLKKMQRKKKKRYTECITNSDFDKSNMSQLFKYMGYDTAGGILTKKTKEEIKDFLKKKLNDIDNDPSLMYDSLVIMFLSGKFDSEAEKIYDCDGFIVQRSEILEIMNGCRYFKGKPKVCFVQTYNFLEESAPYDSTDSAADTILRNGTPNTDDIFVVSSYPRTGKDKLRMISYIKYKEQGPWIIGENMSGSYFIQALIYVFKKHAHDKSLIELLEEANKCLLNAVVPNKKAGTFEKIPVAQIVLLEYCAGKELFFFPGLEFKAQD from the exons ATGCTCAGTGCAATTGCACACTTGAAGAAAACCAGACTGAAGAAGatgcaaagaaaaaagaaaaaaagatatacagAGTGTATCACAAATTCAGACTTTGATAAATCCAATATGAGTCAGCTATTTAAATATATGGGATATGATACAGCTGGTGGTATCCTAACtaagaaaacaaaagag gAAATCAAagatttcttgaaaaaaaaattgaatgatatAGATAATGATCCATCTTTAATGTATGATAGTCTGGTAATAATGTTTTTATCTGGAAAATTTGACTCAGAAGCAGAAAAGATTTATGACTGTGATGGATTTATTGTTCAAAGGagtgaaattttagaaattatgaATGGCTGTAGATATTTTAAAGGAAAACCAAAAGTGTGTTTTGTCCAAACCTACAATTTTCTAG aagaaAGTGCACCTTATGATTCAACCGATTCTGCAGCTGATACCATTTTAAGGAATGGTACTCCAAACACAGATGACATATTTGTGGTATCAAGTTACCCAAGAACAGGTAAAGACAAATTAAGAATGATTAGCTATATCAAGTATAAAG AACAAGGTCCATGGATAATTGGTGAAAACATGAGTGGATCATACTTTATTCAGGCACTCATATATGTCTTCAAGAAACATGCCCATGACAAATCATTAATTGAATTATTAGAAGAG gcAAACAAATGTCTTCTCAATGCTGTGGTACCAAACAAAAAAGCTGGGACATTCGAAAAGATACCTGTTGCACAAATTGTTTTATTGGAGTATTGTGCAGGAAAGGAACTTTTCTTCTTTCCTGGACTTGAATTTAAGGCACAAGATTGA